The Candidatus Obscuribacterales bacterium genome includes the window GTGACGTAGGGCTAGGGTTTCATGGGCAAATTGGTCATGCTGGCAGGACAGGATAGTGCTGATCCCATAGCGTTCGGCTAAGTCCGCAATCTGAACACCCACCCGTTGCCCTTCGGTCACGCTCTGGCTACGATTAATATCTAGCGCCAAAATAATATTTTTACTTGGTGCGCTGCGCAGAGCCGTCATCAAGCTTTCAATAGCGATCGCCGTGGTGGCGGGTTGCTCAGGATCGCCATCAATCGGCATCAGGTAATCTTGCCCTTGCCGACAAACGCCGTAGCCGCTAAAAAACACCCAGACGATATCCCCAGGCTGAATGCGCTGTTGGCACAACTGGGCGATCGCGTGACGAATATTCGTCCCACTGGGATAGACAGCATGGGGATTAATCGTTGGAGAAACCTCCGTCAGCAGGATGCAGTGATCGGCCGGGATGCCCACCTCTTCCACTAAAAAATGGTGCACCATACTAGCATCGCGCTGCGCATAGCCCAGGGGCTGAAAGTGCTGATATTGATTAATTCCGACGGCGATCGCCCAAAAGTTTTTCATACCGATGACCCAAGTGAATGGTCAGATGTAATGGTTATGTAATGGTCGTATTATTCTGTTGCAATCCTAACGGACTTTGATCAGATGTCCTGCAGATAGATGGAACCATGCCGACAGAGGCTCATAAAGTCTATGCAATTCGCCCAAAATCTGCCAGATATTTTGGTTGTCTTGGCTACCCCTCAGCATCTGCCAGAGGATCGAGATCATGGTTGAACCTACCTGGAGCGATCGGGAATCGTAGCATTTTGCTGGAGCAGATTGATAACGGACATGGCGGGATTCCATGATCCCAGGTTTTTAACTCGGTGATGACATCAGCCAACGTCAAACGGTATGCCATTCATCTTGCCTAGTAGCTCCACCTCTCACTCAAACCTTAAATTTCTCCGTGCTCTCGGGCAAGGATGATTTCAGGAGTGATACACCTGTAGAGAGAGTCTCTATAGGCTCATCTCCGATCCAGATCTCCACTCTTGAATCTGCTGGGCAGATCTGACCCATGGTGCAACCGCATACTCCCATCTCGATGGTTTATGGCCCCGTCCAATCTTGGCGGTTTGGTCTATCCCTTGGCATTGATCCCATCGGAACCACCTCCGTTTGTTCCTATAACTGTGTCTATTGCCAACTTGGTCAAATCGAACGTCTTCAGGGCGATCGCCAATGCTTTGTTCCCACGGAGCAAATTCACCAGGATCTGCTGGCCTTTGCCCCCTGGGATGTGGATGCCATCACCCTCAGCGGCAGCGGCGAACCCACCCTGGCTCTCAATCTCGGTGAGATCATTACCATGGCCCAGCAAGTGACCCAACGACCGGTGGGGGTGTTGACCAACGGCAGCCTGCTCAGCGATCCCCAGGTTCAGCATGACCTAGGACAAGCCGATGCCGTGGCCGTCAAGCTAGACGCAGTGCAGCCAACCCTCTGGGACAGGATCAATCGCCCTGTGGTGCCTACCTCCCTGCCTGAGCTATGGGATGGCATTCAGGCGTTTCGGCAAAGCTACAAGGGACATTTGGCCATCCAAACCATGGTGCTCAGTCCTTGGAATGAGGCTAGCCAAGCTACCTATGTACAGCTCATGAAAGCGATCGCCCCCGACGAAATCCAGATCAACACGCCCACCCGACCTCAGCCCGATCGCCATGTCCTATCGGCCCGTGGCAACGCCCTAGGCCCCTCATCGTCAGATACCCTGCGCCGATTGAAATCCGTTGGCTTTGATGCGCTGCAACAGATGAGCGATCGCATTCAAGCCGCCACCCATATTCCCACCCGCTGCCCAGCCCCAGATTTGCTGCCGCGTTAACTGCTTTTTCGTGCCCAATGGTTCACCCAAGATAGGACATTTGTATTATGCAAGGTCAACACAAGCATATCAACCTTAACCCAGCGATTGAGTTACTAGAAATTCCGCCGGGCTACCTCAACACCATGGGGTATGTGGAAGAATCTGAGGTGAATGGCCCAGGCTGTCGAGCGGTGATTTGGGTGCAAGGATGCCTAAGAGAATGTCCAGGATGCTACAACCCTGATTCTTGGTCCTTTGAAATGAACCAACTGGTGTCCGTTGAGCATCTTGTCGAGCGAATTCTGGCTAATCCTAAGCATGAAGGCGTAACGTTTTCTGGTGGTGAACCGTTTTGGCAAGCGCCTGCCCTGGCCCATCTAGCCCAGCAGGTGAAAGCCCATGGGCTCAATGTAATGTCATTTACGGGGTTCACCTTAGAGCGGCTGCAGTCAGAGTATGGCCCAGCCGGGGCCCAAGATTTAATTGATCAATTAGATCTGTTGATTGACGGAGCCTACGTAGAGTCCTTAGCCGTGCATGATCCCCACTCGCTGGTATCCTCCAGCAACCAGCGGGTGCATGTTTTCAATCCAGCCCTGCAAGACCGCCTCAACTGGGCTAGCGACCAAATCGAAATCCATGTCCTCAAAGATGGCAGTCGCATTGTCACAGGCTACTATGGACAACTGGTGGACAACGAGCTGAATGCCCGCGACTAAACAAGAAGCGATCGCCCTCTATCATGCCAAGCTTGGTGAACAATACTGCCTCATGAACTGACACAACGTTAACGCCAGGTTGTTACGGGCGTTGCTGAAAAGCAGTAGAATTCCGGAACATTTTCATGACGTTTCAAAACCTATCGCTAGAGGTTGATACCCTGATCCTGCAACACCGAGAGGTCTGTCAGGCATCCAGCTACACCGTAAAGCAACCGCTTGCCGTACACTAAATACGATTCCTACGACTCATCAAGCCCAGCATGGATCTGAAAGCGCTTATCCGAGACATTCCCGACTTCCCGAAGCCCGGCATCCTGTTTCGAGACATTACCACTCTCCTGCGCGATCCGGATGGTCTACGCCATACCGTCGAAACCTTGGCCGGCCACTACGCCGACCTAGAGATTGACTACATCCTCGGCATGGAATCACGGGGCTTTATTTTCGGCGTCCCCCTAGCCATCCAGCTCGGCGTGGGCTTTATTCCCGTGCGGAAACCTGGCAAACTGCCTGCTGCAGTTCATTCTGTAGAGTATGACCTAGAATACGGCACCGATCGCTTAGAGATGCACCAAGATGCTCTACCCAAGGGCTGTCGGATTTTGATTGTGGATGACCTGATTGCCACCGGCGGCACAGCGGCCGCGACGGTCGATCTTGTTGCAGCGGCGGGTGCCCAGCTTGCCGGTTTTGGATTCATCGTTGAACTAACAGACCTAGGCGGGCGCGATCGCTTGCCGAATGTGCCAATCGTGTCGCTTGTGCAATACTAGACGTACTCTTGCCATCTCGGTACGGTTGTCCTGCAGGGATTATCCCTAACGCCGAATCATCGAGAGGCTGTTGACACCCTGATTCGACGCATGACCTCCACTCCCTCCGTTCGCCAGCAGCTTCAACCTGTCTTTCAGTGGCTGCTCAATATCTTGCAAGATGAAACCACCCTCTATGTGATCAAGCGGGTGCTGCAGGCAGTGTTGACCCTATTTTTGGCATCAGCTCTGAGCTTTTTCATCATCCAGCTCGCACCAGGCAACTATCTAGACACCCTGCGCCAAAATCCGCAGATTTCCCAGGAAACGCTGCAAGACCTAGAGCAGCGGTTTGGGCTCGATAAGCCTGCCATCCAGCAATACTTTCAGTGGCTAGGGCAAATTATCACCCGAGGCGATTTTGGCATTAGCTTTGCCTACCAACGCCCCGTCAGCTCTATTTTGGCAGAGCGCATCCCTGCCACCCTCTTACTATCCCTCTCCTCATTTTTCATCACCTGGGCGATCGCTATTCCCTTGGGCATCATGGCAGCTATTCAGCAAAACCAGTTGAGCGATCGCCTGCTGCGCACTCTCAGCTACATTGGTCAGGGCTTTCCAACGCTGATTACCGGTTTGCTGCTGCTATTCTTCGCCCAGTTCACATCGCCCCTCTTTCCCGTCGGCGGCATGACCAGCATCGACCATGCCGATCTATCATGGCTGGGTCGCATCCTAGATTTGGGCTGGCATTTGATCCTGCCTACCATTGCCCTCAGCGTCGCTGGCTTTGCAGGTCTGCAGCGGATTACCCGAGGAGAACTGCTAGACGTCTTACGGCAAGACTATATCCAAACGGCGCGGGCCAAAGGACTACCCGAAGGACGGGTGATCTACGTCCATGCCCTCCGTAACGCCGTCAACCCTCTGATTACCCTGTTAGGCTTTGAATTTTCCAGCCTGCTGAGTGGAGCCTTCATCACTGAAACTTTCTTCAACTGGCCGGGTCTGGGACGGCTCACCCTCGATGCGGTGCGATCGCAGGATCTATATTTAGTGATGGCCAGTCTGATGATGGCAGCGGTCATGCTAATTATTGGCAACCTACTGG containing:
- a CDS encoding radical SAM protein codes for the protein MVQPHTPISMVYGPVQSWRFGLSLGIDPIGTTSVCSYNCVYCQLGQIERLQGDRQCFVPTEQIHQDLLAFAPWDVDAITLSGSGEPTLALNLGEIITMAQQVTQRPVGVLTNGSLLSDPQVQHDLGQADAVAVKLDAVQPTLWDRINRPVVPTSLPELWDGIQAFRQSYKGHLAIQTMVLSPWNEASQATYVQLMKAIAPDEIQINTPTRPQPDRHVLSARGNALGPSSSDTLRRLKSVGFDALQQMSDRIQAATHIPTRCPAPDLLPR
- a CDS encoding ABC transporter permease; the protein is MTSTPSVRQQLQPVFQWLLNILQDETTLYVIKRVLQAVLTLFLASALSFFIIQLAPGNYLDTLRQNPQISQETLQDLEQRFGLDKPAIQQYFQWLGQIITRGDFGISFAYQRPVSSILAERIPATLLLSLSSFFITWAIAIPLGIMAAIQQNQLSDRLLRTLSYIGQGFPTLITGLLLLFFAQFTSPLFPVGGMTSIDHADLSWLGRILDLGWHLILPTIALSVAGFAGLQRITRGELLDVLRQDYIQTARAKGLPEGRVIYVHALRNAVNPLITLLGFEFSSLLSGAFITETFFNWPGLGRLTLDAVRSQDLYLVMASLMMAAVMLIIGNLLADLALKFVDPRIQLSAMK
- a CDS encoding adenine phosphoribosyltransferase, producing the protein MDLKALIRDIPDFPKPGILFRDITTLLRDPDGLRHTVETLAGHYADLEIDYILGMESRGFIFGVPLAIQLGVGFIPVRKPGKLPAAVHSVEYDLEYGTDRLEMHQDALPKGCRILIVDDLIATGGTAAATVDLVAAAGAQLAGFGFIVELTDLGGRDRLPNVPIVSLVQY
- a CDS encoding 4Fe-4S single cluster domain-containing protein, whose translation is MQGQHKHINLNPAIELLEIPPGYLNTMGYVEESEVNGPGCRAVIWVQGCLRECPGCYNPDSWSFEMNQLVSVEHLVERILANPKHEGVTFSGGEPFWQAPALAHLAQQVKAHGLNVMSFTGFTLERLQSEYGPAGAQDLIDQLDLLIDGAYVESLAVHDPHSLVSSSNQRVHVFNPALQDRLNWASDQIEIHVLKDGSRIVTGYYGQLVDNELNARD